The sequence below is a genomic window from Candidatus Aminicenantes bacterium.
AGCCTGATGGAGAGCTGGTTCAATTGACCGATTTCCCTGAACCTGTCGGCAACGCGGAAGTCTGTCCGGACGCGGAAAAGCGTTTCCTCTTGTTCAGCAAGGACAGCGGTGGTGACGAAAAATACCAATACCACCGCCTGGACCTGGACACTCGCGAATCCACCCTGATCACGGACGGCAAATCCCGCCACATGGGTATATCGTTCAATCACTTGGGCGACCGCATCGCGTATGTCAACAACCGCCGTACGGGCATGCTCTTTGATATCTACGTGACGGATCCCCTCAACCCGGACACAGAGAAAATGGTATTCGAGGCGCGGCGTCCCGCTTACTACATGCCGGTGGGCTGGTCCCCGGATGACCGGCGGCTGCTGGTGTTGGAATACATCTCCGCCAACCAGGTCAACTCCATGGTGGTGAACCCGGAAACCGGAGAGAGCAAGGATATCACTCCCGAGAGCGATGTCCCCCAGGTGTTCGGCATGGGCGGATTCACCCGCGATGGAAAATGGGTGTACGGCATGACGGACCGGGGCGGGGAGTTCCGTCGCCTGGTGCGCATGGAGCTCGAGACCGGACGCATCCTTGACGTAACCTCCGGTATCGAGTGGGATGTGGAAGGCATGGCCGAATCCCGGGACGGGACTCAAATGGCGTTCACTGTCAACGAGGACGGCATTTCCCGGCTTTACCTCCTGGATCCCGCTACCTGGGAGTATACGCGGGTGGACGTGATCCCCACCGGCATGGTGGGGGGGCTGACATTTGACTCCGCCGGCAAGCGCCTGGCCCTGAACCTCAACAACTCGCGCATGAACAACGAAGCCTTTCACCTCGACCTGGAGACCATGCGCCTGTTGCAGTGGACCCGCAGCGATACCGGCGGCCTGGACGTATCCTCTTTCGCCGAACCGGAACTCATCCATTACCCCACCTTTGACCAGGTGGACGGAAAACCGCGCATGATTCCCGCATTCTACTATCGTCCCCCGGGCGATGCAGGCAAGCCTTTTCCAGTGGTCATCGACATTCATGGAGGTCCCGAAGGCCAGTACCGGCCGCGGTTCCAGGGTACATTCAACTACCTGATCAACGAGTTGCGCATCGCGGTGATCGCGCCCAATGTGCGCGGTTCCAGCGGATACGGCAAGTCTTACCTGTTGCT
It includes:
- a CDS encoding S9 family peptidase, which produces MPGMRNHTWSEKTGGLQMMLTRKKKIRLMAVIPAFLVLAFAVACSGGEKEVVPVPETIVNDGVPPIPASIAADMKRYTDIKSTAFADWLPVNEGMVVATRRGNTTQLCALAEPDGELVQLTDFPEPVGNAEVCPDAEKRFLLFSKDSGGDEKYQYHRLDLDTRESTLITDGKSRHMGISFNHLGDRIAYVNNRRTGMLFDIYVTDPLNPDTEKMVFEARRPAYYMPVGWSPDDRRLLVLEYISANQVNSMVVNPETGESKDITPESDVPQVFGMGGFTRDGKWVYGMTDRGGEFRRLVRMELETGRILDVTSGIEWDVEGMAESRDGTQMAFTVNEDGISRLYLLDPATWEYTRVDVIPTGMVGGLTFDSAGKRLALNLNNSRMNNEAFHLDLETMRLLQWTRSDTGGLDVSSFAEPELIHYPTFDQVDGKPRMIPAFYYRPPGDAGKPFPVVIDIHGGPEGQYRPRFQGTFNYLINELRIAVIAPNVRGSSGYGKSYLLLDNAKQREDSVKDIGALLDWVETRPELDRKRVAVYGGSYGGYMVLASMIHYNDRLAAGVDIVGISNFVTFLKNTSAYRRDLRRAEYGDEREIGDFLNSISPTTNAHKITIPLFVIQGQQDPRVPASEAQQIVETVRKNDVPVWYQVATNEGHGFRKKDNRDFMTYSIVRFFQEYLLK